The Syngnathus typhle isolate RoL2023-S1 ecotype Sweden linkage group LG6, RoL_Styp_1.0, whole genome shotgun sequence genome has a window encoding:
- the LOC133155343 gene encoding olfactory receptor 52B2-like, which yields MENPHNTSSVLVWHHLRIPPERAAVTFLFASLSYTVILFCNLLLILTIVLSKNLRQPMHLFLLNMPVNDLLGSSAFFLQLLKELLSDSGRLWYPTCVTQAFFIHIYAAGTIFILTAMAYDRYVAICLPLKYGAVMTHGHVMRIIAAVWLACLLLIGVLFWLLLRLPRCRSAVHNIYCDHPTLLALVCADTTVNQVYGLSVVAVTQLLANGIILYTYLRILLACFRSGRSDTKAKALQTCATHLFVFLLLECLGLFTIISYRVRQLPDSFRSFMGSSTLIFPPSLNPIIYGIRTKEIRDNIVHFFRSKMIKSCVRNLRSSSS from the coding sequence ATGGAGAACCCGCACAACACGTCGTCCGTGTTGGTGTGGCATCACCTGCGCATCCCCCCCGAAAGGGCGGCGGTCACCTTCCTCTTTGCCAGCCTCAGCTACACCGTCATCCTTTTCTGcaacctcctcctcatcctcaccaTCGTGCTGAGCAAGAACCTGCGGCAGCCCATGCACCTGTTCCTCCTCAACATGCCGGTCAACGACCTGCTGGGCTCGTCGGCCTTCTTCCTGCAGCTCCTCAAGGAGTTGCTGAGCGACTCGGGGCGTTTGTGGTACCCGACGTGCGTGACGCAGGCCTTCTTCATCCACATCTACGCGGCCGGCACCATCTTCATCCTCACCGCCATGGCGTACGACCGCTACGTAGCCATCTGCCTGCCGCTCAAGTACGGCGCGGTGATGACGCACGGTCACGTGATGAGGATCATCGCCGCCGTCTGGCTGGCCTGCTTGCTGTTGATCGGCGTGTTGTTCTGGCTCTTGCTGCGTCTGCCCCGCTGCCGCTCCGCCGTCCACAACATCTACTGCGACCATCCCACGCTGCTGGCCCTGGTGTGCGCCGACACCACCGTCAACCAAGTCTACGGCCTGTCAGTCGTGGCCGTCACCCAGCTGCTGGCCAACGGCATCATCCTGTACACGTACCTGCGCATCCTGCTGGCGTGCTTTCGGAGCGGGCGATCCGACACCAAGGCCAAAGCCCTGCAGACGTGCGCCACCCACCTCTTTGTCTTCCTGCTTCTGGAGTGCCTGGGGCTGTTCACCATCATCTCCTACAGGGTCAGGCAGCTGCCGGACAGTTTCAGGTCCTTCATGGGATCCTCCACTCTGATTTTCCCGCCATCGCTCAACCCCATCATTTACGGGATCAGGACCAAAGAGATCCGGGACAATATAGTGCACTTTTTTCGGAGTAAAATGATCAAGTCCTGTGTCAGGAATCTACGCTCCTCGAGCTCATAG
- the LOC133155342 gene encoding olfactory receptor 52B2-like, with protein sequence MSNGSLGLTPYVSLDTFVIPPGAKYPIFFAGLLLYLFCVSCNATLLGVIALRRNLHKPVYFILLSLPLNDLMGITAMLPKVLSGVLSESNRMAYPLCVLQAFLLHLYGGGILFILAAMSFDRYVAICMPLRYSAVVTPRVVVGVVTLVWALDFALITLLFSLQSRLPRCRSAVANVFCDNPSLLKLTCGDTSVNDVVGLVNTAVMQALSVSVQAFSYTRILITCMVTRHSDAKKKAVNTCVAQLLILVIFEIVGTFTILSHRFRSVPRDVQKIMGVLIFLISPLLNPLVYGLYTSEIRNTLLRVWRNRVRGF encoded by the coding sequence ATGTCCAACGGGTCTTTGGGCTTGACGCCCTACGTGAGCCTGGACACGTTTGTCATCCCGCCGGGAGCCAAGTACCCCATCTTCTTCGCGGGCCTCCTCCTCTACCTGTTCTGCGTCTCGTGCAATGCGACGCTGCTGGGCGTGATTGCGCTTCGCCGCAACCTGCACAAGCCCGTCTACTTCATCCTGCTCAGCCTGCCGCTCAACGACCTGATGGGCATCACGGCCATGCTGCCCAAGGTGCTGTCGGGCGTGCTGAGCGAGAGCAACCGCATGGCGTACCCGTTGTGCGTGCTGCAGGCCTTCCTGCTGCACCTCTACGGCGGCGGCATCCTCTTCATCCTGGCCGCCATGTCCTTCGACCGCTACGTGGCCATCTGCATGCCGCTGCGCTACAGTGCCGTGGTGACGCCCAGGGTGGTGGTCGGCGTGGTCACCCTGGTGTGGGCCTTGGACTTCGCCCTGATCACGTTGCTGTTCTCCTTGCAGAGCAGACTGCCGCGCTGCCGCTCGGCGGTGGCCAACGTCTTCTGCGACAACCCCTCGCTGCTCAAGCTCACGTGCGGCGACACGTCCGTCAACGACGTGGTGGGGCTGGTGAACACGGCCGTCATGCAGGCCCTCAGCGTGTCCGTCCAGGCCTTCTCCTACACCAGGATCCTGATCACCTGCATGGTGACCAGGCACAGCGACGCCAAGAAGAAGGCGGTCAACACGTGCGTGGCTCAGCTGCTCATCCTGGTCATCTTTGAGATCGTGGGCACCTTCACCATCTTGTCGCACAGGTTCCGGAGCGTACCGCGTGACGTGCAGAAGATCATGGGCGTGCTGATATTTCTCATCTCGCCGCTCCTCAACCCGCTGGTCTACGGGCTGTACACCAGCGAAATACGAAACACGCTGCTCAGGGTTTGGAGAAACCGAGTCAGAGGCTTCTAG
- the LOC133155147 gene encoding post-GPI attachment to proteins factor 2-like isoform X2: protein MMKRERESHSRKEQQQSEATMITASYGGEKPLVIRISFTTCALVIVCLPLLGLLSCVIISSVFHFEDSTYTHCQVPNYLPSISASISLSPECHIWRLCVGLHSAPRLLVAFTYFKFYKVRFASRLPESSLAYLSLAFSISENLGLLLLTYVSSNETYFVHKEGFILFILSSFVYMIITCRLWKAIKTYSLNPEDARSHHWKVSLLILNLSFCAFAGLFYVKHNLYCESGSYTLFALFEYLIVFSNMAFHLTAAWDFKSREVMVISCSEPKGF from the exons ATGATGAAGAGAGAACGAGAAAGCCACAGCAGAAAG GAGCAGCAGCAATCGGAAGCCACGATGATTACGGCCTCATACGGCGGCGAGAAGCCTCTGGTGATTCGCATCTCCTTCACCACGTGCGCCCTGGTCATCGTCTGCCTGCCGCTGCTGGGCCTGCTCAGTTGTGTTATCATCTCGTCCGTCTTTCACTTTGAGGACTCAACCTATACGCACTGCCAG GTTCCCAACTACCTGCCGTCCATCAGCGCCTCCATCAGCCTGAGCCCAGAGTGCCACATCTGGCGCCTGTGTGTGGGCCTACACTCGGCGCCCCGCTTGCTGGTGGCCTTCACCTACTTCAAGTTCTACAAGGTCCGCTTTGCTTCCCGCCTGCCCGAGAGCTCGCTGGCCTACCTCAGCCTGGCTTTCTCCATCTCCGAGAACCTCGGCCTGCTGCTACTCACCTATGTGTCGTCCAACGAGACTTACT TTGTCCACAAGGAAGGCTTCATCCTCTTCATTCTCAGCTCATTCGTCTACATGATCATAACGTGTCGTCTGTGGAAGGCCATCAAGACGTATTCGTTGAATCCCGAG GATGCTCGATCCCATCACTGGAAAGTGAGTCTGCTAATCCTCAATTTGAGTTTCTGTGCTTTTGCGGGATTGTTCTACGTCAAACACAACTTGTACTGCGAGTCGGGCA GTTACACATTGTTTGCCCTGTTTGAGTATCTCATCGTCTTCTCCAACATGGCCTTCCACCTGACGGCGGCGTGGGACTTCAAGAGCCGCGAGGTGATGGTCATTTCCTGCTCTGAGCCTAAGGGCTTCTAA
- the LOC133155147 gene encoding post-GPI attachment to proteins factor 2-like isoform X1 has protein sequence MGRSAELADECSEPALRLHQDHHTPACFFIPEQQQSEATMITASYGGEKPLVIRISFTTCALVIVCLPLLGLLSCVIISSVFHFEDSTYTHCQVPNYLPSISASISLSPECHIWRLCVGLHSAPRLLVAFTYFKFYKVRFASRLPESSLAYLSLAFSISENLGLLLLTYVSSNETYFVHKEGFILFILSSFVYMIITCRLWKAIKTYSLNPEDARSHHWKVSLLILNLSFCAFAGLFYVKHNLYCESGSYTLFALFEYLIVFSNMAFHLTAAWDFKSREVMVISCSEPKGF, from the exons ATGGGACGCTCTGCCGAATTGGCCGACGAGTGCAGCGAGCCGGCCTTGCGCCTGCACCAAGACCACCATACAccagcatgtttttttattccG GAGCAGCAGCAATCGGAAGCCACGATGATTACGGCCTCATACGGCGGCGAGAAGCCTCTGGTGATTCGCATCTCCTTCACCACGTGCGCCCTGGTCATCGTCTGCCTGCCGCTGCTGGGCCTGCTCAGTTGTGTTATCATCTCGTCCGTCTTTCACTTTGAGGACTCAACCTATACGCACTGCCAG GTTCCCAACTACCTGCCGTCCATCAGCGCCTCCATCAGCCTGAGCCCAGAGTGCCACATCTGGCGCCTGTGTGTGGGCCTACACTCGGCGCCCCGCTTGCTGGTGGCCTTCACCTACTTCAAGTTCTACAAGGTCCGCTTTGCTTCCCGCCTGCCCGAGAGCTCGCTGGCCTACCTCAGCCTGGCTTTCTCCATCTCCGAGAACCTCGGCCTGCTGCTACTCACCTATGTGTCGTCCAACGAGACTTACT TTGTCCACAAGGAAGGCTTCATCCTCTTCATTCTCAGCTCATTCGTCTACATGATCATAACGTGTCGTCTGTGGAAGGCCATCAAGACGTATTCGTTGAATCCCGAG GATGCTCGATCCCATCACTGGAAAGTGAGTCTGCTAATCCTCAATTTGAGTTTCTGTGCTTTTGCGGGATTGTTCTACGTCAAACACAACTTGTACTGCGAGTCGGGCA GTTACACATTGTTTGCCCTGTTTGAGTATCTCATCGTCTTCTCCAACATGGCCTTCCACCTGACGGCGGCGTGGGACTTCAAGAGCCGCGAGGTGATGGTCATTTCCTGCTCTGAGCCTAAGGGCTTCTAA
- the LOC133155344 gene encoding olfactory receptor 52E8-like, translating to MLSSNSTRFKNFFLLGFPGLEPQYHGAVSALLFLLFLAIAGGNIFILLLIKLDRILHKPTYLLFCHLALTDLFFGTVTLPQVIWRYWLDAPQVAFAACFTQMYFVHFLGATHSFILMLMALDRLVAIYKPLRYPAVVTNAAVTLLCAISWLMPASWMVAVVMHVVVLPYCDSHVIRHCYCDHNSIVRLSCDQTQVNELAFPLAMFSLLCPLSLIIFSYCAVIATVAKKYGGGSRSKALSTCSPQLLVTGLYYTPRCFVYMANHQGYHFTESVRIVVIMVYSLLPAAVNPVIYCFKMQEIKQYIKRRFCNRRTIHTR from the exons ATGTTGTCCAGCAACAGCACAAGGTTCAAGAACTTTTTTCTGCTGGGCTTCCCAGGCCTGGAGCCTCAGTATCACGGCGCCGTGTCGGCGTTGCTCTTCCTGCTCTTCCTGGCCATTGCCGGGGGGAACATCTTTATTTTGCTTCTCATCAAGTTGGACCGAATCCTCCACAAGCCCACCTACCTCCTCTTCTGCCACCTGGCCCTCACCGACCTATTCTTCGGCACTGTCACGCTGCCCCAAGTCATCTGGAG GTACTGGCTGGACGCGCCGCAGGTGGCCTTTGCTGCCTGCTTCACGCAAATGTACTTTGTGCACTTCCTGGGCGCCACGCACTCCTTCATCCTGATGTTGATGGCGCTGGATCGATTGGTGGCTATCTACAAACCGCTGCGCTACCCCGCCGTGGTCACCAACGCCGCCGTCACGCTGCTGTGCGCCATCTCCTGGCTCATGCCGGCGTCCTGGATGGTGGCCGTGGTCATGCACGTTGTCGTGCTGCCTTACTGTGACTCGCACGTCATCCGCCACTGCTACTGCGACCACAACAGCATCGTCAGGCTCAGCTGCGACCAGACCCAG GTGAATGAGTTGGCCTTCCCCCTGGCTATGTTCAGCCTCCTTTGCCCGCTCTCCTTGATCATCTTCTCCTACTGCGCTGTCATCGCCACGGTGGCCAAAAAGTACGGCGGCGGGAGTCGCAGTAAAGCTCTGTCGACGTGTTCGCCGCAGTTGCTGGTCACGGGCCTCTACTACACGCCACGCTGCTTCGTGTACATGGCCAACCACCAGGGATACCATTTCACAGAGTCGGTCCGCATCGTGGTGATCATGGTGTACAgcctgctgcccgccgcagTCAACCCGGTTATCTACTGCTTCAAAATGCAGGAGATCAAGCAGTACATCAAGAGAAGGTTCTGTAACAGGAGGACAATACACACGAGGTAG
- the LOC133155146 gene encoding neuronal acetylcholine receptor subunit alpha-10-like: MKTSANQRAALAQRLDFKTNRKMNCKIYIEPCELSAPFYEFQLSTKSIKQPPAPVRQKRSLCPARPKQVSQCAHSRFAQKLLNNLFDNYTSALRPVEDTDAILNVTLQVTLSHIIDMDERNQILTTYLWIRQVWLDAHLQWSKDDYDGLDTIRIPSSYVWRPDIVLYNNADDHFTGSMDTNVVIRHDGQIMWDSPAITKSSCKVDVSFFPFDAQQCRFTFGSWTYNGNQLDIVNAMESADLADLVDNVEWEVLGMPAKRNIVLYGCCAEPYPDVTYTLKLKRRASFYVFNLLIPCVMISFLAPLGFYLPADSGEKVSLGVTVMLALTVFQLLVAEIMPPSENVPLIGKYYIATMTMITASTALTIFIMNIHHCGPDAKPVPKWAKKVILQYMARMCFVYEVGDNCMSSRSERREPRLVKKRSMNGLADRTCATEALFPVSAEESEDRDGLTGSGASVSYRDSSGVRRSRKGGVSEAPCDKTNLLLANVEYIANCYREQRATQKKTGEWKKVAKVLDRFFMWLFFIMVFFMSLLIMGKAI; encoded by the exons ATGAAGACGTCAGCCAATCAGAGAGCGGCGTTGGCGCAGAGGCTCGACTTCAAGACAAATCGGAAAATGAACTGCAAAATATACATTGAGCCATGTGAGTTAAGTGCTCCCTTTTACGAGTTCCAGTTAAGCACCAAAAGCATCAAGCAACCTCCTGCTCCAGTTAGGCAGAAACGATCCTTGTGTCCAGCCCGCCCGAAACAAG TCTCGCAATGCGCCCACAGCAGATTTGCCCAGAAGCTCCTCAACAATCTGTTTGACAACTACACGAGCGCTTTGAGGCCGGTGGAGGACACGGACGCCATTCTGAACGTGACCCTGCAGGTCACGCTCTCGCACATCATCGACATG GATGAGCGAAACCAAATCTTGACGACCTACTTGTGGATACGACAAGTGTGGCTGGACGCGCATCTCCAATGGAGTAAGGACGACTACGATGGCCTGGATACCATCCGTATACCGAGCAGTTATGTATGGAGGCCCGATATAGTCCTATATAACAA TGCCGACGACCACTTCACGGGCTCCATGGACACCAACGTGGTGATCCGCCACGACGGCCAGATTATGTGGGATTCGCCGGCAATCACCAAAAGCTCGTGCAAGGTGGACGTGTCCTTCTTTCCCTTTGATGCGCAGCAATGCAGGTTCACCTTCGGCTCATGGACCTACAACGGCAACCAGCTGGACATCGTGAACGCCATGGAGAGCGCCGACCTAGCCGACCTGGTGGACAACGTGGAGTGGGAAGTCCTGGGTATGCCGGCTAAAAGGAACATCGTTTTGTACGGCTGCTGCGCCGAGCCTTACCCCGACGTCACCTACACGCTGAAACTCAAGAGGAGGGCGTCCTTCTACGTCTTCAACCTGCTGATACCGTGCGTGATGATCTCCTTCCTGGCTCCGCTGGGCTTCTACCTGCCCGCAGACTCTGGAGAGAAAGTGTCTTTGGGCGTCACGGTGATGCTGGCCCTGACCGTTTTTCAACTGCTGGTCGCCGAGATTATGCCACCGTCGGAGAATGTCCCGCTCATCG GAAAGTACTACATTGCCACCATGACCATGATCACGGCCTCCACCGCCTTGACCATCTTCATCATGAACATTCACCACTGCGGCCCGGACGCTAAACCCGTCCCCAAGTGGGCCAAGAAGGTCATTCTGCAGTACATGGCTAGAATGTGTTTTGTTTACGAGGTCGGGGACAACTGCATGTCTTCCCGGTCGGAGAGACGGGAACCTCGGCTGGTGAAAAAGCGTAGCATGAATGGCTTGGCGGATCGGACCTGCGCGACGGAGGCGCTTTTCCCCGTGAGCGCGGAGGAAAGCGAAGACCGAGATGGGCTGACGGGGAGCGGCGCATCGGTCAGCTACCGTGACTCGAGCGGCGTGAGGAGAAGCCGGAAAGGCGGCGTGAGCGAGGCTCCCTGTGACAAGACGAATCTGCTCTTGGCTAATGTGGAGTACATTGCCAACTGCTACAGGGAGCAGAGGGCCACTCAAAAGAAGACTGGCGAGTGGAAGAAGGTGGCCAAGGTACTGGACCGCTTCTTCATGTGGTTGTTCTTCATCATGGTCTTCTTCATGAGTCTTCTAATCATGGGCAAAGCCATCTGA
- the LOC133155735 gene encoding high mobility group-T protein-like, translating into MGKDPKKPRGKMSSYAYFVQTCREEHKKKHPEASVNFAEFSKKCSERWKTMSPKEKGKFEDMAKMDKVRYEAEMKNYIPPKGQKMKRFKDPNAPKRPPSAFFLFCADLRPKVKGEHPGLSIGDTAKKLGEMWNGLSTEEKQPYEKKGAKLKEKYDKDIVAYRTKGKVAPVAVAAAAAAMDDDDEEDEEEEGDDDEDEEEDDE; encoded by the exons ATGGGGAAGGATCCAAAGAAGCCAAGGGGCAAAATGTCCTCTTATGCCTACTTTGTGCAAACGTGCCGAGAGGAGCACAAGAAGAAGCACCCTGAGGCAAGCGTCAACTTTGCCGAGTTCTCCAAGAAATGCTCTGAGCGATGGAAG ACCATGTCCCCGAAAGAGAAAGGCAAATTTGAGGACATGGCTAAGATGGACAAGGTGCGCTATGAGGCCGAGATGAAGAACTACATCCCCCCCAAGGGACAGAAGATGAAGCGCTTCAAGGACCCCAATGCCCCCAAGAGACCGCC GTCGGCCTTCTTCCTGTTCTGCGCCGACCTCCGCCCGAAGGTGAAAGGCGAGCACCCGGGCCTGTCCATCGGCGACACGGCCAAGAAGCTGGGAGAGATGTGGAACGGCTTGTCCACGGAGGAAAAGCAGCCCTACGAGAAGAAGGGGGCCAAGCTGAAGGAGAAGTACGACAAG GATATCGTGGCCTATCGCACAAAGGGCAAAGTGGCGCccgtggcggtggcggcggcagcagcggcgatggacgatgacgacgaggaagacgaggaagaggagggagatgacgatgaagacgaggaggaggacgatgaGTAG